The window CGTAACTCTAGGAACGAAACAGCGCAAGGTTTCGAAATTGGCTCTGAAGGATTGTATTCGACGTCACTGCCATAGCTTCCCAAGCCATGAATTCTCAAGCTCTGAACCCCGCCATTCCCAACCTAGAACAGACAGGATTTAGGTAGTAGTTAATTGACAGATTAATTCTTTGATGGTAGGCATTATTCGCTTGAGTAGATGACATATTGTCCGGTATGGAGATGTGTTGTAAATGTCATGTCTGGTTCAATCTTTACAAACTGCCTACCCTCTGTCTTGATAAGGCCTATCGATGCCGCCCTGTTTAGATTAAGCAACCCAACGATTTCCCGTTAACCTGAAGCCGTTTTACAACCTTTCCTACCGCCTACATGATGTGGTAGTACTGTAATTGTAGCTGCCCTACCATCGGGATGTCTGCGTTCGGCAGAGGAGTATCGATGATCCGCTACATCGGACACCCCGCCAAACGAGTCCGGTAGCGGGGTACCACCTCACCATACTATGGCGCTGCGCTCTCCAGAGTACCCTAGTATCACATCCCACTTCCCTGCCTGTAACAACGGCATCCCCAAAATTTCCTGTGACTCAGTGCTATCCACGTCCAACGGCCGACGGAAACCTCACCTCTGCCTTCAAATTCCTAAGGAAAAGGATCATACAACAAGCTAGGCTCGAGGCTACGCTTCATCATGCCTACCATCTCCGTCGACAAGTACAAGCTTTACGAAGCCCTCGGTCAAAAGTGCGAACGAATGCCCCTCCTTGTTAACCCCCACCATCAAGTCTCCGACTTCGCGACCAAGTCCGATATGCATTCACTAACATAATTTGTTGCGTCTGAAATAGATTCACAACCGAGGAATTCGAGGACCTCTGCTTCGAGTTCGGCATTGAGCTGGACGAGGATACGGAAAACGATGAGCGTCCCATTGTGAACGGCGAGCAAGAGCCTCCCCAGCTCAAGATTGAGATTCCCGCCAACCGATATGACATGCTCTGCTTCGAGGGTATTGTTTCCAACCTCAATGTCTTCCGCGGCAAGACTGAGCCCCCCAAATACCGCCTTGTCGATCCCTCTAGCGGCAAGCTAGAGTCAATCACTGTCAAGCCCGAAGCCGAACAGGTCCGACCATACGTCTCTGGTGCCATCCTGCGCAACATCAAATTCGACAAGAGCAGATACGAGTCTTTCATTGCTCTACAAGATAAGCTTCACCAGAACCTGGCCCGAAACCGAACGCTCGTTTCCATTGGTACCCATGATTACGATACTATCAAGGGTCCTTTCACCTATGAGGCTCTGCCTCCCAAGGATATCAAGTTCACCCCCTTGAACCAGACCAAGGAGATGGATTCTGCTGAGCTGATGAGCTTCTATGAGAACGACAAGCACCTGGGTCGTTTCCTCCACATCATTCGCGACTCTCCTGTCTACCCTGCCATTTACGACTCAAACCGTGTCGTCTGCTCTCTCCCCCCTATCATCAACGGCGACCACTCCAAGATCACACTTGACACCACAAATGTGTTCATTGAGATCACCGCCACTGACCTTACCAAGCTCGATATCGTCACCGACATCATGGTCACTATGTTCTCCATGTACTGCTCCGAGCCTTTCACCGTTGAGCCTGTCCAGATCAACTCTGACCACAACAACCAGACCCGTATCACTCCTAACCTGAAGCCCAGAGTtgctgaggttgagattgATTACCTCAACAGCTGCACCGGCCTTAACGAGTCCCCAGAGAGCCTGTGCAAgctcctctccaagatgTCATACACTTCTACCCCTTCATCAAAAGACGCAAACATCCTCGAGGTTGCTATCCCCCCAACCAGAGCCGATGTTCTCCACCAATGCGATGTTATGGAGGATCTTGCTGTGTGCTACGGCTACAACAACCTGCCTCGTACTGCGCCCTCACGAAGTGCTACCGTTGGTGCGCCTCTACctgtcaacaagctcagcgATATTATTCGAATCGAGACGGCTGTTGCTGGCTGGAGTGAGGTCATGCCTTTGATCCTCTGCAGTCACGACGAGAACTTTGCTTGGCTCAACCGTAAAGATGATGGTAACACTGTCGTGCGCCTGGCCAACCCCAAGACTGCCGAGTATCAAGTCGTACGATCAAGCCTTCTCCCTGGtcttctcaagaccatccGCGAGAACAAGGGCCACAGCGTCCCCATGAAGATCTTCGAGGTCTCGGATGTTGttttcaaggatgagaccCAAGAGCGCAAGGCTCGCAACGAGCGACATTTTGCTGCTGCCTGGTACGGCCGAACCAGTGGGTTTGAGGTAGtccatggccttcttgaccgTATCCTGCTCATGCTCCGCACATCCTTCCTTACCCATGAGGAAGGCCTGTCCGGTAAGAGTATTGATTTCGAGGTTAAGGAGAACCCCAGCAAGCCCGATGGCTACTGGATCGAGGAGCTCGATGATGCTACATTCTTCGCTGGCCACGCTGCCTCTGTGTACCTCCGTCTCGGTGGAAAGGAGAGACGCGTGGGCGAGTTTGGTATTCTGCACCCTAGCGTGTTGGAGAAGTTTGATTTGAAGTAAGTAATTGCGGCATTGCTATCTGGACAAAATTAACTGACATCTCCGCAGATACCCTGTTAGCACTCTCGAGATTAACCTTGAGGTTTTCCTGTAACATGGTAAGAAGAAACTAAAAAAGGTAGACCATGAGGGCaagagacgaagaaaaaCAACGCACAGCACATGAGTGATAGAGATCATGTGGATATGattcaaggtcaagcaagATAGACACGTTTCAATCACCGCCGGAATGACGCTACGAGATAgataaaaacaaaaaatgatgaagatacaGAGCCAAGTTTTGGACTTTTGTTTAGTCTAACAGACAACTTTGATGTGTCATGCTACATAAAGTGCCATAAGAAAATCTATTGTCATCTAAGACCTCTGTACATGCACATGGATCGCGCAAGTTCAGAATGCATTCGCCTCCCAAGTTCAACGCCAAAGCCCAGCTCAAGATGTTTCTAATGATAATCCGCCCACGCGAGCCAACGGCAATCGCTCTTCAGACGATCAAATT is drawn from Fusarium graminearum PH-1 chromosome 3, whole genome shotgun sequence and contains these coding sequences:
- a CDS encoding phenylalanyl-tRNA synthetase beta chain, whose amino-acid sequence is MPTISVDKYKLYEALGQKFTTEEFEDLCFEFGIELDEDTENDERPIVNGEQEPPQLKIEIPANRYDMLCFEGIVSNLNVFRGKTEPPKYRLVDPSSGKLESITVKPEAEQVRPYVSGAILRNIKFDKSRYESFIALQDKLHQNLARNRTLVSIGTHDYDTIKGPFTYEALPPKDIKFTPLNQTKEMDSAELMSFYENDKHLGRFLHIIRDSPVYPAIYDSNRVVCSLPPIINGDHSKITLDTTNVFIEITATDLTKLDIVTDIMVTMFSMYCSEPFTVEPVQINSDHNNQTRITPNLKPRVAEVEIDYLNSCTGLNESPESLCKLLSKMSYTSTPSSKDANILEVAIPPTRADVLHQCDVMEDLAVCYGYNNLPRTAPSRSATVGAPLPVNKLSDIIRIETAVAGWSEVMPLILCSHDENFAWLNRKDDGNTVVRLANPKTAEYQVVRSSLLPGLLKTIRENKGHSVPMKIFEVSDVVFKDETQERKARNERHFAAAWYGRTSGFEVVHGLLDRILLMLRTSFLTHEEGLSGKSIDFEVKENPSKPDGYWIEELDDATFFAGHAASVYLRLGGKERRVGEFGILHPSVLEKFDLKYPVSTLEINLEVFL